A genomic region of Mycolicibacterium poriferae contains the following coding sequences:
- a CDS encoding WXG100 family type VII secretion target, translating to MALVNADTPQLMAEAANFDRISGELQSVLAQVESTAAALQQSLHSEGAGQAAQAALLRFHEASNQQIRLLTDISQNIHTSGSSYLNTDANNADDLASQMQI from the coding sequence ATGGCATTGGTGAATGCGGATACCCCGCAGTTGATGGCGGAGGCGGCGAACTTCGACCGGATCTCCGGTGAGCTTCAGTCCGTCCTCGCCCAGGTCGAGTCGACCGCAGCGGCGCTGCAGCAGAGTCTGCACAGCGAAGGTGCGGGTCAGGCCGCGCAGGCCGCGCTGCTGCGTTTCCACGAGGCGTCGAATCAGCAGATCCGTCTGCTCACCGACATCTCGCAGAACATCCACACCAGCGGATCGTCCTACCTCAACACCGACGCGAACAACGCCGACGACCTCGCGTCGCAGATGCAGATCTAG
- a CDS encoding WXG100 family type VII secretion target, with protein sequence MGQINYEFGAIEAGAGEIHAAVGRTAGLLDEGQGSLARLQSAWVGDGSMSYQAVQQRWDANSNELNMALQSLAQAISNAGSTMGTTEAGVIGTFS encoded by the coding sequence GTGGGACAGATCAACTACGAGTTCGGCGCCATCGAGGCCGGCGCGGGCGAGATCCACGCCGCCGTCGGACGCACTGCGGGACTGCTCGACGAGGGCCAGGGGTCGCTCGCCCGTCTGCAGTCGGCATGGGTCGGCGACGGCTCGATGTCGTATCAGGCGGTCCAGCAGCGCTGGGACGCGAACTCCAACGAACTCAACATGGCCCTGCAGAGCCTGGCTCAGGCCATCAGCAACGCCGGTTCGACCATGGGAACCACCGAAGCGGGCGTGATCGGGACCTTTTCCTAA
- a CDS encoding MinD/ParA family ATP-binding protein codes for MSADYDRLFHSPDAVRTADEEIEHDTPPAGRDTASPHVAAPRSDATPPPMPIVQPRTQAAAAPPPRQSEITSQIPATQTTGPQHVPNNGMMRAPQTSAPQGARHEQQRPAPAPGPRHAPAPAPSQHFADPAADWRPAPQPAPTSAASMGNHRAIDALSHVGVRSAVKMPSQRGWRHWIYLMTRINLGLSPNEMYEMDLHARIRRNARDSYQIGVFGLKGGVGKTAVTVALGSALSKVRGDRILAIDADPDGGNLADRAGRQSAATISDLLSDKELHRYNDIRAYTSMNGSNLEVLSSEEYSAARREFNDEDWQGATDIVSRYYNLVLADCGAGLFQPAARSVLSTVSGLVIVASASIDGARQAAITMDWLRQNGYQDLLGRSCVVINHVVPGKPNIDVDDLVQQFERHVAPGRVIVLPFDKHIAAGTEIQLDLLGKTFERRIVELAAALSDDFDRLERR; via the coding sequence ATGTCGGCCGACTACGACCGGCTCTTCCACTCCCCGGATGCCGTTCGAACGGCCGACGAGGAGATAGAGCACGACACCCCGCCAGCAGGCCGGGACACCGCGTCACCGCATGTGGCCGCGCCGCGCAGCGACGCGACCCCACCACCGATGCCGATCGTGCAGCCGCGCACGCAGGCAGCGGCGGCTCCGCCGCCCCGGCAGTCGGAGATCACCAGCCAGATTCCGGCGACTCAGACGACTGGCCCGCAGCACGTTCCGAACAACGGGATGATGCGGGCGCCCCAGACCTCCGCGCCGCAGGGGGCACGCCACGAACAACAGCGGCCCGCCCCGGCGCCCGGCCCTCGCCACGCGCCCGCGCCGGCACCGTCGCAGCACTTCGCCGACCCGGCCGCCGACTGGCGTCCCGCTCCCCAGCCGGCGCCGACGTCCGCGGCGTCGATGGGCAACCATCGCGCGATCGACGCGCTGTCGCACGTCGGCGTGCGCTCGGCGGTCAAGATGCCCTCCCAGCGTGGGTGGCGGCACTGGATCTACCTGATGACCCGCATCAACCTCGGCCTCTCGCCCAACGAGATGTATGAGATGGATCTGCACGCCAGGATTCGGCGCAACGCGCGGGATTCGTACCAGATCGGTGTGTTCGGCCTCAAAGGCGGAGTCGGAAAGACCGCTGTCACCGTGGCGCTCGGCTCAGCACTGAGCAAGGTGCGCGGCGACCGCATTCTGGCCATTGACGCGGACCCCGACGGCGGGAACCTCGCCGACCGGGCCGGTCGGCAATCCGCGGCGACGATCTCGGATCTGTTGTCCGACAAGGAACTGCACCGCTACAACGACATCCGTGCCTACACCAGCATGAACGGCTCCAACCTGGAGGTGCTCTCCTCCGAGGAGTACAGCGCGGCCCGTCGCGAGTTCAACGACGAGGACTGGCAGGGCGCGACCGACATCGTGTCGCGCTACTACAACCTCGTCCTCGCCGACTGCGGTGCCGGGCTGTTCCAGCCGGCGGCGCGCAGCGTGTTGTCGACGGTGTCCGGCCTGGTGATCGTGGCCAGCGCCTCGATCGACGGTGCGCGGCAGGCGGCGATCACCATGGACTGGTTGCGCCAGAACGGATATCAGGATCTGCTCGGCCGGTCCTGTGTGGTGATCAACCACGTCGTCCCGGGCAAGCCCAACATCGACGTCGACGACCTCGTGCAGCAGTTCGAACGGCATGTGGCCCCCGGTCGGGTGATCGTGTTGCCGTTCGACAAGCACATCGCGGCCGGCACCGAGATCCAGTTGGACCTGCTGGGCAAGACGTTCGAGCGTCGGATCGTCGAGTTGGCGGCCGCGCTGTCGGACGACTTCGACAGGCTCGAGCGGCGTTGA
- the eccD gene encoding type VII secretion integral membrane protein EccD, producing MTATATPASSPSVTPGQPSTTRVTILTGRRMTDLVLPSTAPIESYVDETVSVLAEILDDTPPDVLAGFDFNAQGVWSFARPGAPPMKLTESLDEAGVVDGSLLTVVSVSRTERYRPLVEDVIDAIAVLDETPEFDRRALYRFMGWMVPLVALVVTVVTMLSWSATGRDWWWAAALGAFGLGLAGASTLAQNRFNSLDMAESLLVAALFTLGGAVALAVPLPRGVDSIGAPQIAGAGALIFLMVLASRGGPRRRAEVAAFLAVMALAVTVAAVAFGYGWDSWVPAGAIAFGLIVVTNAAKLTVAVARIALPPIPAPGETVSNDELLDPVSTTDTSEESETWQAIIASVPDSAARLTERSRLAKRLLIGFLTAGAVILAAGSIAVVVQGHFFLHSLIVAGLVTVVCGFRSRLYAERWCAWALIAAAIAIPTGVMVRLCLWYPERAWLVLGIYVLVAVVAVIVVGATESVRRVSPVTKRILELFDGAAIAAVIPMLLWIAGVYDLLRNLRF from the coding sequence TTGACCGCCACGGCGACCCCGGCCAGTTCGCCGAGCGTCACCCCCGGTCAGCCGTCGACCACCCGGGTCACCATCTTGACCGGGCGGCGGATGACCGACCTCGTGCTGCCCTCGACTGCGCCGATCGAGAGCTACGTCGACGAGACGGTGTCGGTGCTGGCCGAGATCCTCGACGACACTCCGCCGGACGTGCTGGCCGGCTTCGACTTCAACGCACAGGGGGTGTGGTCGTTCGCCCGGCCCGGCGCCCCGCCGATGAAGCTCACGGAGTCACTCGACGAGGCCGGGGTGGTCGACGGTTCGCTGTTGACCGTGGTGTCGGTGAGCCGAACTGAGCGGTACCGGCCGCTGGTAGAGGACGTCATCGATGCGATCGCCGTCCTCGACGAGACACCGGAGTTCGACCGGCGCGCGCTCTACCGCTTCATGGGGTGGATGGTGCCGCTGGTGGCGTTGGTCGTCACCGTGGTCACGATGCTGTCCTGGTCGGCGACGGGCCGCGACTGGTGGTGGGCGGCCGCGCTCGGTGCATTCGGGCTGGGCCTTGCGGGCGCAAGCACGTTGGCCCAGAACCGGTTCAACAGCCTCGACATGGCAGAAAGCTTGCTCGTCGCCGCGCTGTTCACGCTCGGCGGTGCGGTGGCCCTGGCGGTACCGCTGCCGAGGGGCGTGGACAGTATCGGTGCACCGCAGATCGCCGGTGCAGGGGCGCTGATCTTCTTGATGGTGCTGGCCTCCCGCGGTGGACCGCGTCGACGGGCCGAGGTCGCCGCGTTCCTCGCGGTGATGGCGCTGGCGGTGACCGTCGCTGCGGTCGCGTTCGGCTACGGCTGGGACAGCTGGGTTCCCGCCGGGGCGATCGCGTTCGGACTGATCGTCGTCACGAACGCGGCCAAACTCACGGTCGCCGTAGCGCGGATCGCGTTGCCGCCAATCCCGGCGCCGGGCGAAACCGTGTCGAACGACGAACTGCTCGACCCCGTCTCCACGACCGACACCTCAGAAGAGTCCGAAACCTGGCAGGCGATCATCGCGTCGGTGCCCGACTCGGCGGCGCGGCTGACCGAGCGCAGCCGCCTCGCCAAGCGGTTGTTGATCGGGTTCCTCACCGCCGGTGCGGTGATCCTGGCGGCCGGTTCGATCGCGGTTGTCGTGCAAGGCCATTTCTTCCTGCACAGTCTGATCGTCGCCGGGCTGGTGACGGTGGTCTGCGGGTTCCGGTCTCGGCTCTATGCCGAACGATGGTGTGCGTGGGCGCTGATCGCTGCCGCCATCGCCATTCCCACAGGCGTGATGGTCCGACTGTGTCTGTGGTACCCGGAGCGGGCCTGGCTGGTGCTGGGGATCTACGTGCTTGTTGCAGTGGTGGCGGTGATCGTCGTCGGCGCCACCGAGAGCGTCCGGCGGGTGTCTCCGGTGACCAAACGCATTCTCGAGCTGTTCGACGGCGCGGCGATCGCCGCGGTGATCCCGATGTTGCTGTGGATCGCCGGGGTGTACGACCTGCTGCGGAACCTGCGGTTCTAG
- a CDS encoding beta strand repeat-containing protein — protein sequence MGSTGKHRLQTPHEGAHRRVQVRAHSQNIGRVGGLAAALGVGAVLFAAPWTAAADSDESSSSSSSASSSASSSSSSTPSGSSSDDSSSSGQRSSGADTDTDTDTDTDDDDDDFDAEADELDDADDELNADVDETDDAADDKDVEEDLAGELDDDIAEVDVADVAADAGGLDNDVGIDEAPAPQTPAPPSESPILPVAVSTESSRRSVLTPTAAATAQSAAAAPVDDTAEAPPAPTVAFQYAPGTFTQVATTLVSQQVAAMTEPAPASAQTSALVGVLSWIGQQIGVSFADFSVSINGTTIIQQGTAVAISDGFGSIAIARGSNTTATAEGWFSRAIVRGDDSTADATGGNFNTARVYGDNNDADATGGNFNTVRIVGHGNVGTATDGYSVVYLRSDVSSATTSGEGFSQAIIVGESNSATAFAQSRSRSKAVIIGSDSFANTVGNEGSTAIARIVGSAINSLSFAQGGADAVSFVSGAESSSVATAFGDGGLGRGATVVLIGEDNAGTASATDGRAAVVVRGTDSVGGAESTEGGAAYARVLGDGNTADADAFGGLSRALAVGTDSSAEASAVDGVASATAGSGSTAVADTDGGWAKAAAYDSSVASADSTDGSLANAFADDDSAASASADRGSASAVATDGSAAEATSQTGVASSSANNTSSATSSAFDDSWARSVARDTSSATAFGADGSYASSVAQVSSISNAVAIDDSRATVSARRSSDGLAYAQNDGRAMVTSDTNSSGNAAAENGARAYVTVSRSSTNVAEADGSGSVASATNIGANSVIASQADNGGHSRGFILGSDSAAQAGSDAGRADATVVGEMSAAVADSVNGSASAIALGDDNLADAEATDGAVVSDLATDGSGGAALQTAIFEVTALVTVLKAQIADKAMNAITQYINS from the coding sequence GTGGGTTCGACCGGCAAACATCGGCTGCAGACACCGCACGAAGGTGCCCACCGCCGCGTACAGGTGCGGGCCCACTCCCAGAACATCGGCCGGGTCGGCGGGCTGGCCGCCGCACTCGGTGTGGGGGCTGTGTTGTTCGCCGCGCCCTGGACCGCGGCCGCTGACTCCGACGAGTCCTCATCATCGAGCAGCAGCGCCAGTTCTTCAGCATCATCGTCCTCGTCGTCGACTCCCTCAGGCAGCAGCTCCGACGATTCAAGTTCTTCGGGCCAGCGATCGTCGGGTGCCGACACCGACACCGACACCGACACCGACACGGATGACGATGACGACGATTTCGACGCGGAGGCCGACGAGCTCGATGACGCCGACGACGAGCTCAACGCTGACGTCGACGAGACCGACGACGCGGCCGACGACAAGGACGTTGAGGAAGACCTGGCCGGCGAACTCGATGACGACATTGCCGAAGTGGACGTTGCCGACGTGGCCGCTGATGCCGGCGGTCTAGACAATGACGTCGGCATCGACGAAGCCCCCGCTCCACAGACGCCGGCACCGCCCAGCGAGAGCCCCATCTTGCCGGTAGCGGTGAGTACCGAATCGTCTCGACGTTCCGTGCTCACCCCCACGGCGGCCGCCACGGCGCAGTCCGCTGCCGCTGCGCCGGTAGACGACACCGCTGAGGCCCCGCCCGCGCCGACCGTGGCGTTCCAATACGCTCCTGGCACCTTCACCCAGGTCGCCACCACCCTGGTCTCGCAGCAGGTCGCCGCAATGACCGAACCCGCTCCGGCGTCGGCGCAGACCTCCGCGCTGGTGGGTGTGCTCAGCTGGATCGGCCAACAGATCGGGGTGTCCTTCGCCGACTTCAGCGTTTCGATCAACGGCACCACGATTATTCAACAAGGAACCGCCGTCGCGATCTCCGACGGCTTCGGCTCCATCGCCATCGCGCGCGGCAGCAATACCACCGCCACCGCCGAAGGCTGGTTCAGCCGTGCCATCGTCCGCGGCGACGACTCGACCGCCGACGCCACCGGCGGCAACTTCAACACCGCCCGCGTCTACGGAGACAACAACGACGCCGACGCCACCGGCGGCAACTTCAACACGGTGCGGATCGTCGGACACGGCAACGTCGGCACGGCCACTGACGGATACAGCGTGGTCTACCTCCGCAGCGATGTCAGCTCAGCCACCACAAGCGGTGAAGGTTTCAGCCAAGCAATCATCGTCGGTGAGTCCAACAGCGCGACAGCGTTCGCGCAGTCAAGGTCGCGGAGCAAAGCCGTCATCATCGGCTCAGATAGTTTCGCCAACACGGTGGGTAATGAGGGCTCAACCGCGATCGCGCGGATTGTGGGGTCTGCCATCAACAGCTTGTCGTTCGCCCAGGGCGGAGCAGACGCCGTCAGTTTCGTTTCCGGAGCGGAAAGTTCCTCCGTCGCCACAGCATTTGGGGACGGGGGCCTCGGCCGCGGGGCGACAGTTGTTCTAATTGGAGAGGACAACGCTGGCACTGCGTCGGCCACCGATGGACGTGCCGCGGTCGTCGTGCGCGGCACTGACAGCGTCGGTGGTGCGGAATCAACTGAAGGCGGCGCCGCTTACGCGCGGGTTCTCGGCGACGGCAACACCGCCGACGCCGACGCTTTCGGCGGACTCAGCCGTGCCCTGGCCGTTGGCACCGACAGTTCCGCGGAAGCGAGCGCGGTGGACGGTGTGGCCAGCGCCACGGCTGGCTCCGGGAGCACGGCGGTGGCGGATACCGATGGCGGTTGGGCGAAGGCTGCTGCCTACGACTCCAGCGTCGCCAGCGCCGACAGCACAGACGGCAGCCTGGCCAACGCCTTCGCCGATGACGACAGCGCCGCGTCCGCCAGCGCGGACCGCGGCTCGGCCAGCGCCGTCGCCACCGACGGCAGCGCCGCTGAAGCTACCAGCCAGACGGGTGTGGCCAGCTCCTCGGCCAACAACACAAGCTCCGCCACCTCAAGTGCCTTTGACGACAGTTGGGCCCGTTCCGTGGCCCGAGACACCAGTAGCGCCACCGCGTTCGGTGCAGACGGAAGTTACGCCAGTTCCGTCGCCCAGGTCAGCAGCATCAGCAACGCTGTCGCAATCGACGACAGCCGAGCCACCGTAAGCGCGCGGAGGAGCTCGGACGGCCTTGCCTATGCCCAGAACGACGGCCGCGCCATGGTCACCAGCGACACCAACAGCTCAGGAAATGCGGCAGCCGAGAACGGCGCACGCGCGTACGTCACAGTCAGCCGCAGTTCGACCAATGTCGCTGAGGCCGACGGATCTGGCAGCGTTGCATCGGCCACGAACATCGGCGCGAACAGCGTGATCGCCAGTCAGGCGGACAACGGCGGCCACAGCCGAGGCTTCATCCTCGGCAGCGACAGCGCCGCCCAGGCCGGATCCGACGCCGGCCGGGCCGACGCCACCGTCGTCGGCGAGATGAGCGCCGCAGTGGCCGACAGCGTCAACGGCTCGGCCAGCGCCATTGCCCTCGGTGATGACAACCTCGCCGACGCGGAGGCAACCGACGGCGCCGTGGTCAGCGACCTGGCCACCGACGGAAGTGGCGGAGCGGCGTTGCAGACAGCAATTTTCGAGGTGACTGCACTGGTGACGGTTCTCAAGGCCCAGATCGCCGACAAAGCCATGAACGCCATCACCCAGTACATCAACAGCTGA
- a CDS encoding Fic family protein, whose protein sequence is MDIDSLRDSPIGRLAPIKGHDPRIGKEYEYVAYVPNPLPETVELAADTYSVVIDAAAAMARADQSAALLPNPVLLARPATRREAVSTSALEGTYALLSDVFEADFLAAEDLTSSVSEVRNYVTAAESAYDMIADGQPISVRMLESLQGVLLRGTPSDGPQAGSVRTTQVFIGVGNRNVSSARFVPPPADHRLLDGLLQWQEWIREPSPVPTIVRVALAHYQFEALHPFHDGNGRLGRLVMVLQLMAAGDLRYPVLNIAPWLEQRRTEYQDGLLRVSQTGRWDDWVSFIAAAIHAEALEVIDRVEKLLALRESFRETLRGAKGVSRRIADDLIGYPMITVSLAASMYGVSYQAANTAIAKLVEKGILRQRTAGRYGRIFQSDSVLAVLEQ, encoded by the coding sequence GTGGACATCGATTCTCTCCGTGATAGCCCGATCGGCCGGTTGGCGCCTATCAAGGGTCATGATCCGCGGATCGGGAAGGAGTACGAGTACGTCGCTTACGTGCCGAACCCACTTCCGGAGACGGTTGAACTGGCCGCAGACACCTATTCAGTCGTCATCGACGCTGCCGCAGCGATGGCTCGCGCTGATCAGTCGGCAGCGTTGTTACCGAACCCGGTTTTGCTCGCACGTCCGGCAACCCGCCGCGAAGCGGTGAGCACGTCGGCCCTTGAGGGAACCTACGCCCTGTTGTCCGATGTGTTCGAAGCCGATTTTCTGGCAGCGGAGGACTTGACGAGTTCTGTCAGTGAGGTGAGGAACTACGTCACTGCTGCGGAATCGGCGTACGACATGATCGCCGACGGTCAACCGATCTCTGTTCGGATGCTCGAGAGTTTGCAGGGCGTACTTCTGCGGGGGACGCCGAGCGACGGCCCGCAGGCTGGCAGCGTCCGGACCACGCAGGTCTTTATCGGCGTCGGCAATCGCAACGTGAGTTCGGCACGTTTCGTTCCACCGCCAGCTGATCACCGACTGCTGGACGGTCTGCTGCAATGGCAAGAGTGGATTCGTGAACCGAGTCCAGTGCCGACGATCGTGCGAGTTGCGTTGGCCCACTATCAGTTCGAGGCGCTGCATCCCTTCCACGACGGTAACGGCCGCCTCGGCAGGCTGGTCATGGTGCTGCAGCTGATGGCTGCTGGGGACCTGCGCTATCCCGTCCTGAATATCGCGCCGTGGTTGGAGCAACGCCGCACCGAGTATCAAGACGGGCTGCTGCGTGTTTCGCAGACGGGACGTTGGGACGACTGGGTGAGCTTTATCGCGGCAGCCATCCATGCTGAGGCGTTGGAGGTCATTGACCGTGTGGAAAAGCTTCTGGCGCTCCGGGAGAGCTTCCGAGAAACGTTGCGAGGCGCGAAGGGGGTATCGCGGCGGATCGCCGACGATCTCATCGGTTACCCGATGATCACTGTATCGCTGGCAGCATCGATGTACGGGGTCTCCTACCAGGCGGCGAATACTGCGATCGCGAAGCTCGTTGAGAAAGGAATCCTTCGGCAGCGGACAGCGGGCCGCTATGGCCGAATCTTCCAAAGCGACAGTGTTCTTGCCGTACTGGAACAATGA
- a CDS encoding secretion protein EccK: MSTARAERDAILAASTPGGRRRTGDSDPLQRARHIGAALNVGVMDFGFFWVTGVTADGTIVVANSYGLAYIPDGVHLPEHVKMATADESIAPAERATWATYPILAVQGWCRHHDKQLRAVVATEEQFANFDPGVAKIILTTEDIPDDGTMNGHSRLEVIAPDAAQRLTSIADTGLTELLPPAATDLEPPADQSAKLWFDVAKPLMSTSPQRGAAHLHAFVAYADHAQELALHRAQTASESDAQRHAITDWIYWQHLGVLMNDAVASEAPA; encoded by the coding sequence GTGTCGACTGCCCGCGCGGAGCGCGACGCCATCTTGGCCGCCTCCACTCCGGGGGGACGGCGTAGGACCGGCGACAGCGATCCGCTCCAGCGGGCACGCCACATCGGCGCCGCCCTCAACGTCGGCGTGATGGACTTCGGCTTCTTCTGGGTCACCGGCGTCACCGCCGACGGCACGATCGTCGTCGCCAACTCCTACGGACTGGCCTACATCCCCGACGGGGTGCACTTGCCCGAACACGTGAAGATGGCGACCGCCGACGAGTCGATCGCTCCTGCTGAACGCGCCACCTGGGCGACCTATCCGATCTTGGCTGTCCAGGGTTGGTGCCGCCACCACGACAAGCAGCTGCGCGCCGTCGTCGCCACTGAAGAGCAGTTCGCGAACTTCGATCCCGGGGTCGCGAAGATCATCCTGACCACCGAGGACATTCCCGACGACGGAACAATGAACGGCCACAGCCGGTTAGAGGTCATCGCCCCGGACGCTGCACAGCGCCTCACCTCAATCGCCGACACCGGACTGACCGAATTGCTCCCTCCGGCAGCGACAGATCTCGAACCGCCGGCCGATCAGAGCGCCAAGCTGTGGTTCGACGTTGCGAAGCCCTTGATGAGCACCAGTCCCCAACGCGGCGCAGCGCACCTGCACGCGTTCGTCGCCTACGCCGACCACGCCCAAGAATTGGCGCTGCACCGAGCGCAGACCGCTTCCGAGTCGGATGCACAGCGTCACGCCATCACCGACTGGATCTACTGGCAACACCTCGGCGTCCTCATGAACGACGCCGTCGCCTCGGAGGCACCTGCCTGA
- a CDS encoding YbaB/EbfC family nucleoid-associated protein — protein MIDDMHPEVAAVLRQAKRLQSLMDEQLDKMANETFTASDDTETVEVTLDGHHLLKGVYIQDGLLRLGAEVVEQRVNEALQKANEAASASIDADRERIDAVVAEITAEMPGES, from the coding sequence ATGATCGACGACATGCACCCCGAGGTGGCGGCTGTGTTGCGGCAGGCGAAGCGGCTGCAGTCGTTGATGGACGAGCAGCTGGACAAGATGGCCAATGAGACCTTCACCGCCTCGGATGACACCGAGACGGTCGAGGTGACGCTCGATGGACATCACTTGCTCAAGGGCGTCTACATCCAGGACGGGCTACTGCGGCTGGGCGCCGAAGTCGTCGAGCAGCGGGTGAACGAAGCGCTGCAGAAGGCCAACGAGGCTGCGTCCGCCTCGATCGACGCCGATCGGGAGCGGATCGACGCGGTGGTTGCCGAGATCACGGCGGAGATGCCGGGCGAGTCGTAG